One segment of Macrotis lagotis isolate mMagLag1 chromosome 1, bilby.v1.9.chrom.fasta, whole genome shotgun sequence DNA contains the following:
- the FAM53C gene encoding protein FAM53C, translating to MITLITEQLQKQSLEELKCTCFRISLPLPDHSDVSTCGDSFQLVSEGASWRGLPPCPCAGLKDSLSLSYHHSSLSLHFKPPSRGGSPQEKSLCQGLSPESPGSEKVPVPPAPPSKRHCRSLSVPVDLSRWQPVWRPVPSKLWTPVKRQGSNGGVGGPLVPHQSSPKRVSSLRFLQAPSASLQCVKANRSCSPPFFSLALTHHDSPRPCAASPPSESWESDHEPLSPFPPQRRFSLSPILIPQAGRFLPSARSSPSSSPELTWRPHGLPRSRSQPCDLDARKGGVKRRHDDDPRRLRPSLDFDKMNQKPYSGGLCLIDTAQEGNSISPPWFMACSPAPLSASCSPLGGYSQVLSESEEEEEGTRRWGRSLFTKRTLCQQDFGDLDLNLIEEN from the exons ATGATAACTTTGATTACTGAGCAACTACAGAAGCAGAGTTTGGAGGAATTGAAATGCACATGCTTCAGGATCagtctg CCTTTGCCTGATCATTCTGATGTCTCTACCTGTGGGGACTCTTTCCAGCTTGTTTCTG AAGGTGCTTCCTGGAGGGGCCTGCCCCCTTGTCCCTGTGCCGGGCTCAAGGACAGCCTTAGTCTCAGCTATCACCACTCTAGTCTGAGTTTGCACTTCAAACCTCCAAGCCGTGGAGGCTCCCCACAGGAGAAATCTCTCTGCCAGGGGCTTTCCCCAGAGTCTCCAGGCTCAGAGAAAGTTCCTGTCCCTCCTGCCCCTCCATCTAAGAGGCATTGTCGGTCTCTCTCAGTACCTGTGGACCTGTCTCGATGGCAGCCTGTGTGGCGGCCTGTTCCTTCCAAGTTGTGGACTCCTGTCAAGCGTCAAGGCAGTAATGGAGGAGTGGGTGGACCACTGGTACCGCACCAGAGCTCCCCCAAGCGGGTCTCCAGCCTCAGGTTCCTCCAAGCCCCGAGTGCCTCTCTTCAGTGTGTCAAGGCCAACAGATCCTGCAGTCCACCTTTCTTCAGTTTGGCTCTGACCCATCATGATTCCCCAAGACCCTGTGCTGCATCCCCTCCCAGTGAATCATGGGAGAGTGATCATGAGCCCCTATCCCCTTTCCCTCCACAGCGTCGCTTCTCCTTGTCCCCCATCCTCATCCCACAGGCAGGCCGGTTCCTGCCCTCTGCCCGGAgttccccctcctcttccccagaGCTGACCTGGCGACCCCATGGTCTTCCCCGAAGCCGATCGCAGCCTTGTGACCTGGATGCACGAAAGGGTGGGGTCAAACGCCGCCATGATGATGACCCCAGGCGTCTTCGACCCTCACTGGACTTCGATAAGATGAATCAG AAACCGTATTCAGGAGGTCTCTGTCTCATAGATACAGCCCAGGAAGGCAACAGCATCTCCCCGCCATGGTTCATGGCCTGCAGCCCTGCGCCCCTCTCTGCCTCCTGCAGCCCTCTTGGCGGCTACTCCCAGGTTCTGAGTGAAAgcgaagaggaagaagaggggacCAGGAGGTGGGGCCGATCCCTTTTTACCAAGCGGACACTCTGCCAGCAGGACTTTGGGGACCTGGACTTGAATCTGATTGAGGAAAACTAG